The sequence below is a genomic window from Pseudorasbora parva isolate DD20220531a chromosome 4, ASM2467924v1, whole genome shotgun sequence.
TGTAGTCTGGGGCAGATCTCTTTACCTGGATAATTGATTTGCTTTCTTATAAAGAGTAACGTCTTTTGAAGTTTCCATCAGCAGTATCCACTTAAGTAAAAAGACTTAATCAAATCAATTACTTAAAATTGTTTATCCGAAGGATCCTTATCCACTAAGATCTTTGCAATTGATGAAATAAAAGATTAAATGTATTAGCAACTCTACTTTTATCGAGTTCTATTTTACCATCTGCATATAATCCTAATTCTGATGCTATACACAACGATTTACCAATTGTTTAAAGCCTCTTCATCTGAAAAGATTTGGGATCTTCCTTATCAATCTAAATTTGCGCCCTTATACAGTTATTTTTTGCCACCTTTGTAGTCTTCCGACCTAAATTTCTAAGTGCATATATAGACATAATCCTCTTTTTGAAAAATTGTAAGAGCTTTCTTCCTACGTCTTAATAATTGTATTAGTTCCTGATTCATCCATGACTCACTGGTCTAAGGGTGAGTGCAAGAATATCCAACACTTTAAGAAATACAACTTTAAAATATGTCCAAGTAACATctaatattgtaaatgtcattaataatatatttatattcagcAGTTACCCAAATGCTCTCGCCCCCAGAAACCATATTCACCAACACAAACAATGCAACATGTTTCTTTACAGGATGTGGTATACACATTACACACAGTTTACAGTATGTTTTCATCACCTTATGAAACACTTCATGGCCTCTAGAGATTTTCAGAGTTCTTTAATTCTCTTTTCTTatcattaagatattttatctAATTGTTTAGAAGAGAATACCAGTGTGATGTGAACCACAGGTTGGCCTATGAAGTGTAAGCCAGTGAACACAGGAAGTGAAATGATACTTGAGATGTTGTACTATTcttaaaatacaattatatgtTTACGATGGCATTTATAGTGTATTTTacattaatatactttaatttaaCACATAAAAGGGTGAACACCATATTTGTTTTGAATCTCATCGTTTCTATGTAATATATCCTAAAAGCTGTTCAGAGAGACAGTGTGCAGCAAATTGAAGAAAGAGAGGAATACCAAATCATAAAGCATCTTTCTAATCAaatattacttataaagcagtAGTTCAGTTATAATATTCAATAAGTATCTGGGATGCTGTGTGAAACACTTTACTGATGTCGTGTAAAGCTGGATGAGGTTAAAGAGATGAATGGGGAAGGAAATGGATATTTTagttgctacactgtaaaaaaattgtgccgtaaaataacggtaatctactggcagctgtggtgccagcaatgtactgttaatttactgtttatatgctgtttatatgCCCTCTACTGTTTATATGCAGCTCtgcttttttacagtattttaccgtAATAATACCATGAAAGGTAACTTTTCATGTGGAAAACTGATTgcttcaaacagttctcattttaaaacaagtatttataggtgtttgTATCGTAAACTTGTTTCATTTAAGTCATTTCACACGTGTGTAAGGTGTAGTagtaaaatgatttagaaacatgactttaacttcagtCTTTGCGGTTCATTGTGAGCAATAGCACACACGCATGTGATAAATTACTCAACAAACAGCTCATAACTGCATCagcaaacacagtcactgccgttaaataaagcatcaggcagcatatcatcaatgtttctctgctcatcctggactgaagcacaggctctactcttcagcacaacggtaacccacaaaactaatgaattcaactaaaacatctcttctatatcatcttgtgcaacgacacataaacacaggtcattttaatatttactctcATTACCAGTGACTGACTTTGTgcaactttttttctgttaactTGCACTAAAATTCAGTGAAAATATCTTAAATCATCTGGTAAATTTGACTGCTatgttttacagtatattactgtttttccttgatttaactgtaatctactggcagctctggttgccagtaaattgctgtttttttacagaacttttctgtaaattaatttacagtTGATTACCGTTAATTTACGGTTCCCTCTGTGGGATTTTTCCATCTAACCcatttaacccttttaaccccacagcaaaatcttcagttttaaatgaacactgagGAGTGTTCTACAGAGTGTTAGAGACACTACAGAGTGTTAGAGTAATTGAAGCATTGTTGAAGttcatgagataattaagagatgaatTAAGTGATAACTGAGAAAACATGTTAacaagaatcactgaaggacagaggctacgtctacactaataaaaactgagttttcgtctaaaaacgctccgcgtccacactatcattttcaatcgttttccaaaaaatgttcatctgcactgaaacgtctgaaaacgcttacatccccgtactgcgcatgagcaaatGCGAAACgcttcgacttgcgtcatttccactactcgtttatttactctttgaaattttgcggcaatgtcgagaaaaggcacTGAGTTTTTTAAATGGGTTGACAGTGCGGTGGAGTTGTTGCTGCGAGTAACACATGAATATAAAGTGCTAAAAGCAAGTGAAAATATAGACTGGGAGACGTGCCAAAATAAATACAGCgtgaattggtcatatgactggatcacatggctaaaaatcatactaaaaatgcgtcatcgtattataaagcctccgttttcacagtcACACTACAACGCAAAGACGGCGTTTTCAAATTTATCCTCTTTGGGgagcgttttcaaaacgatacgttttcattgacttaaaacgctgtGTGGACGAAAGGCCAAAatggagagaaaaatatacattttcaaaaataaacgtattagtgtggacatggccagagaaacacaagaactacaactgacttcagccacagctttagatgaaatcaactgaagataaaagaagacattaaatctctgaagatctcagcagaggattaaacaactccacaaacagcattaccagcttcacacattactaaccagactgacttcagaagctcttattgagaattatcagatctttaggtgttgatgtttaatagaaaatatttggtcacccttatcgtgatcagtgtttgcttcagtTGGGCTCTTGGCCTTTGAATTTGTAATGATAGTCTTTCTATGTCTGCTATAACTGTGTGTttcttaaacacatttattgtagCAAAAAAgctaagaaaaaaaatggtcaGAAGTTATTGGTTATGCTTTGTTATAATTGTAATAGGATGCTTAGTTTGTTAGTCTTGTCCAGTGTTTCTTCCTGAAACAAACCcattctttcaaaaacacatacatttattcttaatttatgttatttaacTGGGACACTTCTGAAAATATTAAGCAGTGATTGGGAAACAGTTATGATTGATTTTTAAACTCCTTGAACTTGAAGCTTGAGCCAGTTATGTGGCTCCGTCCAAGGAACTCATTCCCCcagggaggccccgcagggcctactacttgccaggctactcgtagccggcactgagactagggaacgacctcagggaggcctggtgaggcctgctacctgatagcagaccatgctagccgccctggctagcaaccatgctcactgtcataggaaccggggctcaccctcccggaggcctagcgaggccctgtcacccagtggccgaggccctggaccaccccctcaggggaagccagatgagggctgctgcaacccagcaggccctccgggaggcctggtgaggcctgctacctgccatctggtgactggagcccAGGAACACCCCCTCAGGGGAGGCCAGAGGAGGCCTGCTGTACctcagcaggccctcagggaggcctgaagaggcctactacctgttatccagcgctagttccctggagtaccccctcaggggaagccagatgaggcctgctgcatcccagcaggccctcagggaggccccgcgaggcctactacctgtcatccagtgactgaatcccaggaacgaccccttgggggaagccagacgaggcttactgctaccacagcaggccctcagggaggcctggtgaggcctactacctgccgtctaacacctgaggcacgggaataccccctcaagggaagcccggcaaggcctgctgcaacccaacaggccctcagggaggactagggaggcctactaactgggcttgtagccatgccagcgaCGAATACTCGCTGTCAGGTTggatgaatgctggccgctccaagtcgggctgacagtggctgtctgcttggctgacgaagACCTAGACATCCAATTACCACCTGGGGACTCaccccagggaggccatgatggtCCTGCTTGTCGACGAGGTACTGCTGAAGCCGACATTGTCGGGGATATTCCTCCCAGGTGCACATTGGCCCGATGTCGCGACTCACCCACAAGGAGGCCTGCTGAGGCCTCCTGCTCAGAGTCCACTGCCAGGACTGCCCCACGACCCCGCCccgccccacgaccactggctaagtCGCTGTTCATTCTGCTTCACACCAACCTGCATTACTAAAAAACCCAAAACGCAGAGAAGGGGGCGGGCCTTGACCGGACGACTCTAATGTAAGAGGAGGCTGACTAGGGATGCGAAAATGCTGCAATATTCAAACCGAGGGCCTCGGGCGATAATTACTTTCcttctttggaaagaaatgcCAACAGATGCAGCGGCCCGGAGAGGGCCAGCATACATAAGAGTATTATACGCGGCTCTGGGAAGCGAAAAAACCTCAATAATACTCCGTCCAAGCCCTGCGAGGctagacataaatctgtagttcgTGCATCAGCCTAAACTCACCCTCCCGTCTATGAAATTCCACGAGGGGCAACGTTGACCGCTTTACCCTGGGGTGGCTAAGAGCTTCCTGTTTGACTAGGAGAGCACACTCGCCTAAAACAGCAGCACATTCCTACAAGAATGAGCGGTTGCCTCAATACTGCTTCATCACACAGAGAGAAGGCAAAAAACTGTTCGCACAGCTGTACATACAACGGCGGCTATTCTCTCCTAGCAAAGCTAGCTCTAAACACACCACATAACGGCATCTAAaaaatcgttctagccaccggaCAGGGGAACTACAGGGCTCTATGGTGTCCTCCATCGATACCGTGATCCCCAAACCCTCGATGGGGAGCATGAAGTCTCacacaacataaataaataatgtttccCTCACAAGGGGGACTTACCAGCTCGCCTCCTGTGCGACGATATCCACGCATAAGTTTTACTCACAGTATGCATGCTTAGGAGCGCAACCGCCTGAGGGTGCGCTTCTCACAGCCCAGCCAGGCGGGGTCTAGAGTATCATCGTCATGGCCCCCCTCAGGGCCGGATGTAAGAAGCGCCTGGGGAGAAAATGAAGAAGAGCAGTAAATGAGATGTAATTCTTAACTCACCCACCTAAGGGAGGGATATTTCATTCACGCCAACAGCGTTGTGATTCTATTCCTCTTCTGTGGGAGTCCGCCTCTTTGCGGCCCGCCCTTAACCACGGGGAGCATGAGAGGCGATGTTGGCACTCAGGCCCCGTCACTGGTCCGTATACCGTGACGCCTCCCGCCTGCCTGGGACCCGACGCTGATGtccgtgaatacactgaatatggGTTCTTCCATACCCTCACAATCTCAGTCAGGAGATCAGGAAGGAATGGAAAAGCTCAACTGAGCCGACAGTTTTATGGCCGGGGAGAAATCGATCGTTCCGTTTAAACGAGCGATCTCTCCTTTAATGTGCCCGCATGACGGCCGCAGCCTGCATGCAGCGCGCTCATAACAGCCATCGGCTCAGCATACACGGTCAGGATGGCTGAGAAATTAATTTCCCTTCTCACCAGCCATCCCTACGAGCATTCGTGATTAGTCTCGTCAGTCGCTAGATCGCCGGAGGGAAACATCCCCTCGCGGCGATCGCGACCCCATCTGATGGACTGTGACGTGCatccgcgctcagcctcagcgtgAGCGGGGATCACATCACTAATCTCAGATGCAAAAACTTCGCTCACATTCGAACAAATGACTCCACAAGAGCTTGATTGTGCATGCTCTTAATCCCAGGCAGAAAATAAATTAATCTGGATTACCTTTGActtgaagcattcagacaaaaacagtccctgaagacgaagatgctggtgtcatgtttgcaaggcgcccttatatacttcctggtcgcaccttgatgacatcataggctgtcgccggtcaataggattgctgtgatttgatagtagctcagacaccggtcacgctggaggcgttccccatagcgtcagctgacgcagctcgagttccctttcgaaagggaacactacttaaagtcaacacaacaacagcaccaaaactaaaggcaaatagtaagaattaaagaaaacaaccaggctattcagcagcataatttatttgtgccgcaatgcatgctgggagttttgAGTGTCACCACGGCTGAGATTCATACGCCGATTCTTGATGTCTATGTGAGTCAGATTGATTCAGATGTTTTGACCACAAGCTGTTCCCATGCTCTTCAAATTATCTGGTTGTTGCAACGATGTTATAAAATTATAGGGTTCAAGTTTACAAAAAATTAAGCATCAGCTATATGTTTATAGATAAGACTTTTAAACTATTAGtgaattaaaccattattaaatAGTCAACATAACCAACTCATGGTTTTTTCTCAGCTTTGCTTCCTATAAAAAAAGTATTGAATACACACCGTTATAGCAGCGagaaaaaaactaatgttattgtgtcaatgttcaagagcccaactaaagcaaacactgatcaccataatggtaacgtcagaagaaacaataaaacatcatctgttcattctcaataagagcttctgtagtcgtctgacagaaataaagtcagtctggttagtaatgtgtgaagctggtaatgctgtttgtggagttgtttaatcctctgatgagatcttcagagatttaatgtcttcatttatcttcagttgatgaaatcatgtttctctttccttcagtgataacagcaggtgttcatcagtgtctgaattcactctcttctttcctctctctctgtcgagtggtctatatcagtgaactagtgtagggaatagtgaataaggggatagggagtgattttgaacacagcctcTGAGTGTCGACTTTAAGCGTGTTAATTCACAGCATATTACTGTTGGCTATTTTCTCGACAATGACAAAtattacccagaatgcattATTTTCTAcggtatattactgttttaatggaaaacagcattttactgtcaaaatgtggccgttttttttacagcatttctTTACAGTTTACACTGTTCACACAGTACGGAAGAAAACGAGTGTATCGTCTGACATACAGAATTTGGTCTTCTATTTGAGCAAAACGCTTGTCAAAGTTCATCATGTGGGACGTCCTGCTGCTCTTTTCCAGCATCTGTACAGGTGAGTTTGAGACTCTGAGCTCTTTTACTCAGAGTTTGACATGTTCTCGTGTTTTCCTCAGTTATTGCATGATCATCAGACTCATATGGATGATATTTGTAAGTTATTCTGGCCTGCTTATGTCTCTTTCTCACACATAACAGCTCTATATAatgatatttgtgtttttagCTGTTTCAGCTGTTGTTGTCGGTGATCCAGAGACAGTTATAGGACACAGAGGAGAGAGAGTCGACATCAGATGCCCATATGACTCTGGATATGAAGCAAATCCAAAGTATTTTTGTAAAGGAGATTGTTTATTGCCAAataaagtaatcattaaatCAGGATTTCCAGCTAAAGACGAGAGATTCTCTCTGACTGACAACACGACGGCCAAAGTTTTTACCGTCACCATCACTGATCTGAGAACAGAGGATGAAGGCCGATACTGGTGTGCTGTGGAGAGGACTTTAGCTACTGATAGGGCTATAACTGATGTCTATTCAGAGATTTATTTGCAGTTTAAACAGGGTAAATGATTACTTAAGTTAATAACGTAACTTTTTTTAACTGGCAAAATATTTCCAATGTCATCTGTTATTGCATGATTATCAGACTCATATGGATGATATGTGTAAGTTATTCTGGCCTGCTTATGTCTCTTGCTCCACATAACAGCTCTATATAATGATATTTGTGTTTTCAGCTGTTGTTGTTGGTGATCCAGAGACAGTTATAGGACACAGAGGAGAGAGAGTCGACATCAGATGCACATATGACTCTGGATATGAAGCAAATCAAAAGTATTTTTGTAGAGGAAAttgtttattttcaaataaaatcatCATTAAATCAGGATCTCCAGCTAAAGACGAGAGATTCTCTCTGACTGACGACACGACGGCCAGAGTTTTCACCGTCACCATCACTGATCTGAGAACAGAGGATGAAGGCCGATACTGGTGTGCTGTGGAGAGGACTTTAACTGATGTCTATTCAGAGATTTCTTTGCAGATTAAACAGGGTAAGTGATTCATTTAGTTAATAACATACGTTTTTTTTAACTGGCAAAATATTTCCAATGTCCTCCATTATTGCATGATCAGACTCATGTGGATGATATTTGTAAGTTATTCTGGCCTGCTTATGGGAGAAGATCCGCCCTACTTCCTCACTGCTAACCCTGATTGGTGCACTTGCTCCTCCATCGAGGCTGATTGGATTTGCTGGCCAGTCACTCTCCCAAATTTTGCAAAGTGTTCATTCAGGGCATTAGCCTGTTCGACTGTATGTACCAGGGTGTTAGAGTGGTGATTTTGACCTATACGCAAGTTATTTTCCTTCAGTTGTTGTTCAAATATTGTCTTTATATTGTCTCTTACCCTGTTTGATCTTCGTCTGTATTTCCCTCTGAATCAGCTTACCCCCATACCTCTCATTTGCTTTAAAACTTCTTTCTTTATCCACTATCAGTTTGTTGATTTTGGCAGTAAGCCATGGTTTTGAATAAGGAAACTGTTTAACACGTTTCATCGGAATAACATTATCCACACAGAAGTTAATGTGACGTGACAACATCGGCATGTTCGTCGAGATCCACACAGTCAAAAACGCTCCACTTCGTGCAGTCAAAACAGCCCTGCAGAGCCATCACTGTCATTGTCCCATGCACTGATGTGATTTTAGTTTTCTCCCTTTTTAATTTTTGTCGCTAATGGGGCAGTAAAAAAGACAGTGTTCTGATCTGACCCACCTATCGCTGGTTTATTGACTGCTTTGTAGGCATTTTTTATCTTACCATAACATAGATCAATTTGATCCACACTTAGCGCACTTCACATAATTCTGATAGTGTGGTAGAGCAGATGACAAAGAGCAGCCGTTAAAATCACCCAGAATAAGTTTAGGAGTATCTGGGGACTTTGCCTCAAGTTCTTGTGTGTGATGATATATCGCATCAGCGGCTGCTTTATAATTTGCATCAGGGGGAATACACACCAGACATACAAATAGTTGCCTGAACTCTCGTGGTAAGTATGTAGGAAACTGATAGGAGTTCTAGGTTTGGGGAATTGATGGTGTGTCTAATGATATGGTGTCTACACCACTTGGTGTTAATATACATGCATAGTCCTCCACCAATTGAGTTTCCTGTAGTTCATTGTTTTCTATCAAGTCTTCCCCTCCATCAAGTAATCTCTTCCTTCTATTAATATCTGTCATGTGAACTCGCTCCCAGTATCTCAATGTGCTTTGGGTTGTTCAAAGAATTCAAGATTTAAGCATCCTGAACCTAATAAACTAAAGACTTTAATGGCTAGATCTTTTCCCAGTGTTTTAATCAGACACACCACCAAGTTTCTACAATTCTGATGAACTTTGGATATTTAACAACTGACATCTAACAGACTACACTACCCATAAAGCAACAGCTCCCTCTTTGAttatgtagaataagctcatttTGGAAAAAGGAACTGGTGTGATGTGGAGGCACGTACTTGTGTGGTTAACTTGCTTTCATATCAGCCGCAGACAAAAGCGTTTACTTCTGTAGAGTTGAGGTTTACCATTGTGGTTTCACTTCGGTTACACAATACAATTACAATATAGGCTGTTACaatattttaaagtttatttgtttatttatttggaacCCCATTAGCTTCCACGAGTGGTCGCTAATCTTCCTGGGGTCCATTTTACAATATCAAAACAATATACACAATCACAttacactttttaaaatatgttatcaAAAGACATACACTTCAATTTGAGTCATTACACTTAGTTATCATTACagatcatacatttttttaacatttttttttaaataagatcTGTTGCTTATTTGTCTTATACACATTGAGAGTTGATTCCAAGCTACTGAGGATCTAAATAGTACAGTTCTTCTCATATAGTTTGATTGTACTATAAGTACTATAGTAAAAATTATAGTAAAAagtactatagtaaaagtactatagtaaaaattattattaacatttattataacattattataGCAATGGTAAGAATATTATTGTTCATCTAACAGTCTAATACATCTAATCAGAATCAGCAGTGTGTTGTTTTCTCATGTAAATATCACATGTTTAGCGGTGCATACAGACCTGGCTCCTGTTGCTGTCGGTCTGGGTTCGGCTCTGCTGGTTCTGACTCTGTGTTCTGGAGTTTTACTCATCCTGAAAAAGAGGAAGTGGAAAAGTGGGACAGGTAACAGTTTGTGattgattataataataataataataataataattattattattattattaataataattattattaatattattattattaataattattattattattaagttataTCTTAGTGTGGGAATTGACTTGGTATTTCTCTGTCTTCATGCAGCTTTATTTCATCAAAGTGTGCAGCTCAAAATGGAGGTGTGTTCAAATCTTTACCCGTAGAAGATCAGAAATACATGTTAAATTATTGTCTTTTGATCAACAGAGAATTATTTATGTAAACTAGTCAATTTTTCAGACTTACCACATATATGAAGAGATTTCAAACAGTGACGACACCGCAGTAACATCTTCAGCCAATCAGACGCCTGCATCACACCTCAACACCCGCCCTAAAGTCTCTACTGTTTACGCCACAGTAACCAATCAGCAGCCTGATTCAAACCCCAGTCACACCCATAATCAGATGACAGATACAGACTGGGATTATTTTGACAATATGAACCCGCCTGAAGCGACACAGGACAGCGGGACAGAACTGATCTACACAACAGTTACACATCCTCAAATCGTCACAACAAACGAGTGTCCTATCTATTCAGTgatcaattaaaaatgaaagagACTGTCAAAATCTGTTAAAATCTACATggttaattattaaatattttgacaGACTTTTCTGTACAAAACACAGTTCATAAAgtgtattatttataaataaggTTCACAGCCAGTTATGGCTTAGTAACAAGATTAATTTTCTTTGGACATTTTTTCCCCTTAATTTTTACTTTGTGGTAGGAGCATTATCCTACTGGAaaagccacagccaccaggtgGTGTAAACTTATAATATGTTGGTTTATGGAGCAAGAATCAGACAGCTGAGTTTATTAATCTGAGGGCTGGAAATGAGTATTCACTCCACAACAATAAGACAACATGAGGTAATGGTCTTTCACCTTGCTGTTTTTTATTGTGCTGTCCCCAGTCAATGCGTGATATCGTGATGATCACAGTGACATACAGTGATACTCACAGTGTATGTGATATGCAAGTTCATTGTGAATTTAAAATGTTGAGCAGGTTGAGGCGGTTCATATTTTAGCCAACTGGAAAGAACATATTGATTGAGCATCAACAACAGCTGAAAACACAAATATCATTATATAGAGCTGTTATGTGTGAGCAAGAGATATAAACAGGCCAGAATATCTTACAAATATCATCCATATGAGTCTGATGATCATGGAATTACAGAGGAAAAACACGAGAACATGTCAAACTCTGAGTAAAAGAGCTCAGAGTCTCAAACTCACCTGTACAGATGCTGGAAAAGAGCAGCAGGACGTCCCACATGATGAACTTTGACAAgtattaaacttttaaacaacattaaaatatttaaggtTTCATATCTGGCCTCAGTTAACCTTGAATAGTTTTGGTCCATTTTTCTTGAGCTCAGCTTGCATCAGATTTCACTGAACGCCGATATTTCAAATCTTGTCAAGTCATTTTGAATAAAGATTGTTGTGAATGATTTTCTGACAACTAGTGGAATGGACTTCATGGAAAGAGACATGGCAGATTGTGCATCATATTTGCTGTCTTTATTTTGCAAAAAGCACAACATTTTGATTTTACTGTgggtgtacacaaataaaagaagacatttcaCAGTTTTGAAtgatgtaaaacatttttgatgtctcttttctgcactagtaagaaaaaagaaaacaaggtTTTGTTGCCAGCATGATCACCAACCCCTGGGGTAAACCACAAGTGAAATATCTCAATAACTCAAACCCCTTTTACAACAATCCTACTTTTTCTAAACTTGTTCAAGACAGATGGTCtaatttttaaagtaaattggcccagatcatcttcagaccataaAGGCTAAACTTTTTGATAGACCAAACTATTTCTTTATAGTGCTTTAATGAATTTGTTGGCGAGCATATTAAAGTGGACATGAGGCTGTATCTCCACAACACTTGCATTTCGGCATAGCGTCAAATTGAGTTGCATGGCTGAGGGAACTGGACTAAGTGAGCTCACACCGGTCCATATCCCATGTGTCTCTCTCCCTGCAGAAAGGGGATTCCCTAAAGCTCCTCACACTGCTAGAATGATGTTTTTGTTAATAACTTAAGAATAGTTTAACCAAAAATTTAAGACTGATCTTTTTACATTCACTTGGTCAACCATTTAGAATTGTGTAGAGCTATACTGTATTGTTATTATTGCATTAGCATATTATTACACATCTTCATGTGTAATTAGCACCAGGAGCCTAAGAAAGTTGGGATTGTCACCACCTAGTGGTCAAAATATAATGCAATTTACAAATATGCTTATAGCCTTTGTGAATTTTGTTTGATGCCATACATATTAGGTCTTTGTATTGTTTGGGTCCAAAATAATCTAGTGATAAACAGTTTTACAATACAATATACAGACAATCAGCCTTTTTTCTGCCACAATCTTAAGCAATGTCTAAAACAAACTTGGTTCTctaagatagatagataggagtTTTCCGCCGTAAGAGTAGCAAGCTCTTGTCAAAGCTGACCCTGAAGCCCAGGTTCTCCAGGTGACAGAGGGGCTGGGATCTGTAGGCACAAAAGCTTCCGCTCT
It includes:
- the LOC137073669 gene encoding CMRF35-like molecule 1, which gives rise to TDNTTAKVFTVTITDLRTEDEGRYWCAVERTLATDRAITDVYSEIYLQFKQAVVVGDPETVIGHRGERVDIRCTYDSGYEANQKYFCRGNCLFSNKIIIKSGSPAKDERFSLTDDTTARVFTVTITDLRTEDEGRYWCAVERTLTDVYSEISLQIKQEYYCSSNSLIHLIRISSVLFSHVNITCLAVHTDLAPVAVGLGSALLVLTLCSGVLLILKKRKWKSGTALFHQSVQLKMETYHIYEEISNSDDTAVTSSANQTPASHLNTRPKVSTVYATVTNQQPDSNPSHTHNQMTDTDWDYFDNMNPPEATQDSGTELIYTTVTHPQIVTTNECPIYSVIN